The genomic stretch TGATGTATAGCGATTATCTTGGCTATATTTTTGTCTCCCTGTTTCTGCTTCCGTTCATTCTCTTTTTCATTGTAGCTCTCAAGAGGAGGATTACAACAAAATGAAAATCCGGATTTTATGTATGTTTATATGCACCCTATTGCTGTCCGGATGCTGGGACAGTGAGAATATCGAGGAATTAAGCTTAGTGATCGGAATAGGGCTAGACAAGCCTGACGATGAAAATTTAGAGCTGACACAGCAAATTCTCGTGCCGAAAATAATCAGCGCCAAGGAGGGCTCTTCATCTGATCCGACACAGCTTTCTATCACAAAGGGTAAAACTGTCCATCAAATGATGAGAACCTCTGCATTAAAGCATAAGCCTACGTTTTCACAGCATTTGCGTCTCATTCTGCTTTCCAAAAGCGTGATTGCGGATCAAATTGGAATGGACGCCATTATTAACCAGTTTGTCAGAGACAACGGAACAAGGAGGAGTTCCTACGTCTTTATCACCAACGGCCGAACTAAGGATATATTTAACATGAATGATGAAGGCGAACCCGCATCCAACGTGATATATGATCTGACAGAGAATAATAAGGTGACGATCAGAACGATGGAGCCAGTTACATTGGGGGAGATCTCAGAACACTTAACCTCTGACGATTCATTCCTCATCCCTCATGTCGGTAAGGAAAACGGCAAGCTCGCGATAAACGGAGCCTCTATCATAAAAAATAAATTATGGCACCGGGACCTCACCCCGATTGAGGTTCAAAATATCAGCTTATTTTCAGGCACTGTCGAGGGAGGCGTCATTGACTTGAAGCGCGATGGCCATCTCTTTTCTTATGAAGTATATTCAAGCAATCGGAAGATCAAGACGGCATACAAGGACGGAAAGTTCAAATTCACCGTTACCCGCAATATTGAAGGTCGTCTATCTGAGGACTGGAATCCCAATGAAGACTCGTTTAAGGATTCATATATTAAAAGTATTGAAAAGACAGTCGAAAAACGAGTACACGAAACAGTAACGTCATTTATTACAGAGAAGCTGCAGAAAGAGATCAAAGCGGACGTAACCGGGCTGGGAAACGAGGTCAGAATTCATTATCCTCAAAAGTGGAAAAAGATTTCAAGAAAATGGGATGATGATTATTTCAGCAATGCGGAAATAGACTACCGGGTCAATGTGATTGTCAGAGACTTCGGAACGAAAGGCGCAAACAAATAGCAGCCGCCTAATTCACGAGATGATTTCGGTGTGCGTACACCGCCGCCTGCGTCCGGTCACTGACATCCAGCTTTGATAAAATATTCGTAATATGTGTTTTGACTGTTTTAATCGTAATAAACAGTTCCTCGCCTATTTCTTTGTTTGTCTTTCCTTCTGCGATCAGGCAGAGTATTTCGAGCTCCCGTTTTGTAAGCGATTCATGCGGGAGCGCGTTTTCACCTGAGTGGCGCAGCCTGGATAATACTTTTCCCGCCACTTTTGACTCCAGCTTCGGCTCTCCCTTGCTTGCGGCGCGGATGGCATCGGCGATTTCTGCCGCTTTTGAGGTTTTCAACAGATAGCTGAGCGCGCCAGCTTCAATAACCGGGTACACTTTGTCATCATCAATGAAGCTAGTGAGCACAATAATTTTCGGGTCGGAAAGCTCCCGGCAAATTTGCTTTGTAGCTTCAATGCCATCCATGCCCTCCATGACAAGGTCCATTAAAATGACATCAGGCGACAGTTCCACAGCAAGCCGAACACCTTCGCTGCCGTCCGATGCTTCGCCGATGACTTCAATATCGGGCTGCGCCTCCAAAAAAGCCGCGAGCCCCATTCTGACCATTTCATGATCATCAATCAATAATACTCGAATCACGTTCGTTCTCTCCTTTTTCTTCCGGAAAAATCGGGACCTTCACTTCGATTTGAGTGCCTTTTCCTTCTACTGAAATCACTTCGGCGACACCGCCGATTTCACTTGCACGTTCTTTCATAGAATTCAAGCCGTATGAGGAGGCTTTCACCTGGTCCATTTTAAAGCCTTTTCCATTATCAATCACCTTCAGACGGAGCTGGCTGTTCTTTATGCCCAGAATCACGGTTACTTTTGACGCTTTTGAATGTCTAAATACGTTTGAAAGGGCCTCCTGCACGATTCTGAACAAGTGGTCTTCAACACCCTTGGATATCGCTGTGTCCTGTATATCCCACTCAATATCAATCGGCTGCTTTTTTCGGAACTCGTCCAAAAGCTCCGTAAGGCCCTCCTTCAGCCCTTTTCCTTCAAGGGTAACAGGCCGTAAATGGAGCAGCAGCGCCCTCATCTCATTTTGGGCTTCGCCTGCCATATGCTCGACCATCCTGATCCGCTTGACTGTTTTGTCATCAGCATCCTTGACATGTTCCAGCACGGCTGATGTCATCATCGATATGGCAAAGAGCTGCTGGCTGACCGCATCATGAAGATCTCTGGCCAATCGCTGGCGTTCTTCTGAGATAACCGACTTCTTCATTTGAGCCTGCCATTCCGCACGTTCATTGGAAAGTTTCTGGAGGGATGCGACTTGAAGCTCCACGCGCTTCGCCATTTCGTTCAGCTGATCAGCAGCCAGGCCGATTTCATCATCACCGAGCGGCGGTATCCGATAAGCGAAATTGCCGTTTTCAAAGGTTAAAATGGATTCAATTAATGTATCAATCCTTGTCTTCAACCGGTTGCCGTACATATACCCTGAGGCGAAACCGACGGTCACGCTGATCAGAAGCAAAATCAGGATAAACGGAATTCCGAACCAGCTTGATGACAGCAAAACAAGCGGATCGAGCCGATAGTAAAACATCATAAAGGAAATCAGGCAAACAAAAAGGAGCAGGCTGATTCCCGTTGTCATGCGGATGGCGCGCCATTGGAGGCTGGCAAGCATTTTTTTTCTCATACGTACTTCACATCCACATCACCGATAAATAAGGAAACGGACACTTTTACCCGGCGCTTTGACTCGCTAAAATCAGTTGACGCGGCATATACCTTCGTGCTTAATCCGCTTTTCTTCGAGCCGATCAGATTAATGTCTCCTATAAAAACAGCCGAGCTGACAGCCACTTCAAGGTCCGATGGTACATAAATATCAACGTTACCAATGACTCCGCTAATGACGATTGTACTTTCTCCCTCGGGAATCATCGCTTTAGATAAATCGATTTTGATATCACCGATAAAACCAGAGACATTTAAATCGTTCAGGTCAAACGGCTGCTTCATCATTTGCAGCTCACCGATAAAAAAGCTGCGCATGTCGGGATGTTTTACATCTTTTGGCGGCTCATGATGTTCTTTTTTATTGAGATTGACCTGTTTCTCATTCGGTTCAAATATCGGCTTCCCTTTGATAAGCCTGTAGCCGGCGTAAATCAGAAATGCGGCAAACGCATAGCCGAATAAATTAAAGGTGATGCTGAAGAGGTTTTTCAAAAATAGAAACGCGGCAAAGATATACATGACGGAGCCAAGCCAATCACGGGAATATTTTTTAAGGAAATAGCCGGCAATCAGAAAAAAGAGCGGCCAAAACAGCAGATCGCCTATTCCGATAATTTGCAAAAACATACTGATGCCGAATAAAGCAATGATCAATCCGAGAAGCTGTTTTTTTGTCATTCCTGGTGTCCGCCTCCTTTCTTCTGCCTAGTGCTACCGTATCGCTAGATCCCCGCTGTCCGTTTTGATGTCGATTGGATGCCGGCCGCTTCCTTGCGTGCCTGTGATGTGATGCTGTTCTTTATGTCCTTTATCAGCAAATGAATACGGCGAACTGACGTCACCGCTTGCTGATAAAGCATTGACTGCAAAGCTGCCATTTTGGGGAAGGCTTACATTAGCATCACCGCTTGTCAGCGTGACAGATACGGGACCGGTTACCTTTTTCAATACAGCATTAAAATCTCCTGAAGTCATTTTCACATCAAGAGAGCCTGATACATGAACCAGATTTGCGTCCCCTGAAGCTAAATCAATGCCGGCTGTTTTGGAGACGGTATTTGAAATGGAAACATCCCCCGATGATGCCTTCACTTTCAGATCTTGAATGCGGACGTCCGTCACGCTCGTATTTCCGCTCGCAGATACTGCGTTCAGCCCGGAAAGCGCAAGATGGTCATTCCCGGCCACAGACACGTCACCGCTTGAGGTTCGTACTGCCAGATCACCTTTATAATCATACGGAAGCCTGACGATAAGAGTTGAACGGTTAAATCCATTCAAAAATTGAAATTCTTTTTCCTTTACGGTCAGCTCCAGTTTTCTTTTGTTTTCAGTAACAAATAACTTTCCTGAGTCTCCTGAAATGCCTGCCGATATGTCACTTCGTTCTTCCGCTATAATCCGGACATCCTTGCTATCCGACTCAATGACCATGCTGTCAATGTCCCGCGGCGATGCGCTGGCTGAATCAGCTTCTGTGCCATTTATGAAACCTAGGCCTGCAGCAAACACATCTTTTACGACGACGGCGAAAAAAACCAGAATACCGGCAGT from Bacillus subtilis subsp. subtilis str. 168 encodes the following:
- the liaG gene encoding sensor of antibiotic stress on the cell wall (Evidence 1a: Function from experimental evidences in the studied strain; PubMedId: 15273097, 16816187, 23326432; Product type rc: receptor), yielding MKKMLGKLLITAGILVFFAVVVKDVFAAGLGFINGTEADSASASPRDIDSMVIESDSKDVRIIAEERSDISAGISGDSGKLFVTENKRKLELTVKEKEFQFLNGFNRSTLIVRLPYDYKGDLAVRTSSGDVSVAGNDHLALSGLNAVSASGNTSVTDVRIQDLKVKASSGDVSISNTVSKTAGIDLASGDANLVHVSGSLDVKMTSGDFNAVLKKVTGPVSVTLTSGDANVSLPQNGSFAVNALSASGDVSSPYSFADKGHKEQHHITGTQGSGRHPIDIKTDSGDLAIR
- the liaS gene encoding two-component sensor histidine kinase [LiaR(YvqC)] sensing cell wall stress (Evidence 1a: Function from experimental evidences in the studied strain; PubMedId: 11717295, 15273097, 16816187, 17660417, 17921301, 23279150, 23326432, 24666271; Product type rc: receptor) yields the protein MRKKMLASLQWRAIRMTTGISLLLFVCLISFMMFYYRLDPLVLLSSSWFGIPFILILLLISVTVGFASGYMYGNRLKTRIDTLIESILTFENGNFAYRIPPLGDDEIGLAADQLNEMAKRVELQVASLQKLSNERAEWQAQMKKSVISEERQRLARDLHDAVSQQLFAISMMTSAVLEHVKDADDKTVKRIRMVEHMAGEAQNEMRALLLHLRPVTLEGKGLKEGLTELLDEFRKKQPIDIEWDIQDTAISKGVEDHLFRIVQEALSNVFRHSKASKVTVILGIKNSQLRLKVIDNGKGFKMDQVKASSYGLNSMKERASEIGGVAEVISVEGKGTQIEVKVPIFPEEKGENERDSSIID
- the liaR gene encoding two-component response regulator [YvqE] responding to cell wall stress (Evidence 1a: Function from experimental evidences in the studied strain; PubMedId: 11717295, 15273097, 16816187, 17660417, 17921301, 23279150, 23326432, 24666271; Product type r: regulator) — encoded protein: MIRVLLIDDHEMVRMGLAAFLEAQPDIEVIGEASDGSEGVRLAVELSPDVILMDLVMEGMDGIEATKQICRELSDPKIIVLTSFIDDDKVYPVIEAGALSYLLKTSKAAEIADAIRAASKGEPKLESKVAGKVLSRLRHSGENALPHESLTKRELEILCLIAEGKTNKEIGEELFITIKTVKTHITNILSKLDVSDRTQAAVYAHRNHLVN
- the gerAC gene encoding component of the germination receptor GerA (Evidence 1a: Function from experimental evidences in the studied strain; PubMedId: 11418573, 15774895, 16740944, 28605069; Product type cp: cell process), with amino-acid sequence MKIRILCMFICTLLLSGCWDSENIEELSLVIGIGLDKPDDENLELTQQILVPKIISAKEGSSSDPTQLSITKGKTVHQMMRTSALKHKPTFSQHLRLILLSKSVIADQIGMDAIINQFVRDNGTRRSSYVFITNGRTKDIFNMNDEGEPASNVIYDLTENNKVTIRTMEPVTLGEISEHLTSDDSFLIPHVGKENGKLAINGASIIKNKLWHRDLTPIEVQNISLFSGTVEGGVIDLKRDGHLFSYEVYSSNRKIKTAYKDGKFKFTVTRNIEGRLSEDWNPNEDSFKDSYIKSIEKTVEKRVHETVTSFITEKLQKEIKADVTGLGNEVRIHYPQKWKKISRKWDDDYFSNAEIDYRVNVIVRDFGTKGANK
- the liaF gene encoding membrane component associated to the LiaRS two-component system (Evidence 1a: Function from experimental evidences in the studied strain; PubMedId: 15273097, 15849754, 16816187, 16850406, 17660417, 17921301, 23279150, 23326432; Product type rc: receptor), which gives rise to MTKKQLLGLIIALFGISMFLQIIGIGDLLFWPLFFLIAGYFLKKYSRDWLGSVMYIFAAFLFLKNLFSITFNLFGYAFAAFLIYAGYRLIKGKPIFEPNEKQVNLNKKEHHEPPKDVKHPDMRSFFIGELQMMKQPFDLNDLNVSGFIGDIKIDLSKAMIPEGESTIVISGVIGNVDIYVPSDLEVAVSSAVFIGDINLIGSKKSGLSTKVYAASTDFSESKRRVKVSVSLFIGDVDVKYV